A genome region from Aliivibrio salmonicida LFI1238 includes the following:
- the ccmA gene encoding cytochrome c biogenesis heme-transporting ATPase CcmA — MLEIRNVTCIRDERVLFEQLSFTVSDGELIQIEGQNGAGKTTLLRIIAGLGYSDEGDIYWNGESIKQNREEFHSALLFLGHHTGVKRELTAFENLAFYQSMHNDYNEEAIWDALARVGLAGREDVAAGQLSAGQQRRVALARLWLSNHKLWVLDEPLTAIDKQGVKVLEQLFMDHAKQGGIVLLTTHQDLFTDSNELKKIRLGE, encoded by the coding sequence ATGCTAGAAATTCGTAATGTAACCTGTATTCGAGATGAAAGAGTTTTATTTGAACAACTCAGCTTTACCGTATCAGACGGTGAGTTAATTCAAATAGAAGGTCAAAATGGTGCAGGAAAAACCACATTATTGCGAATTATTGCCGGTCTTGGTTATTCTGATGAAGGTGATATTTATTGGAATGGCGAATCGATTAAACAGAATCGAGAAGAATTTCATTCCGCGTTACTTTTTCTAGGTCATCACACGGGTGTAAAACGTGAGTTGACAGCATTTGAAAATCTGGCTTTTTATCAATCAATGCATAACGACTATAATGAAGAGGCTATTTGGGATGCACTTGCTCGTGTTGGCTTAGCGGGCCGAGAAGATGTTGCAGCAGGACAATTGTCCGCAGGACAACAGCGCAGAGTTGCATTAGCTCGTCTTTGGTTGAGTAATCATAAGTTGTGGGTTCTTGATGAGCCATTAACTGCAATTGATAAGCAGGGCGTTAAGGTGTTGGAGCAGTTGTTTATGGATCACGCAAAACAGGGTGGAATTGTCTTGCTAACGACGCATCAGGATTTATTTACTGACAGTAATGAATTGAAAAAAATCAGGTTAGGTGAGTAA
- a CDS encoding DUF2802 domain-containing protein: MVDILTQLSELLAATAMILVLVFFFVLNRRNKQLVQQLTEAKAQYKNLQDEQQKLQKQFVEFRSGSINMGQKVAEMTQLSQHFDDRLNELENTDVDSRLYSRANKLVQLGAGINELMEECELPKAEAELMMSLQAKIVGGKGTMPPLRMEDEE, encoded by the coding sequence ATGGTCGATATTTTAACTCAGCTCTCAGAGCTACTAGCTGCAACAGCAATGATCCTTGTTTTGGTTTTCTTCTTTGTACTAAATAGAAGAAATAAGCAACTCGTGCAACAGCTGACAGAAGCGAAAGCGCAGTATAAAAACCTTCAAGATGAACAACAAAAGCTGCAAAAGCAATTTGTTGAATTTCGTTCTGGCTCTATTAATATGGGGCAGAAAGTCGCGGAAATGACTCAATTAAGTCAACATTTTGATGACCGATTAAATGAACTTGAGAATACGGATGTCGACAGTCGATTGTATTCAAGAGCAAATAAATTGGTTCAACTGGGTGCAGGGATTAATGAGCTTATGGAAGAGTGTGAACTTCCAAAAGCCGAAGCTGAGTTAATGATGTCTTTACAAGCCAAAATTGTTGGCGGTAAAGGCACTATGCCACCATTAAGAATGGAAGACGAAGAATAA
- a CDS encoding chemotaxis protein CheW, translating into MSQYNQVEIRKDKVNDEVLQWVTFQLEEETYGINVMQVREVLRHTEIAPVPGAPDYVLGIINLRGNVVTVIDTRSRFGLMQGEISDNTRIIVIESEHQVIGILVDSVAEVVYLRSSEIDTTPSVGTEDSSKFIQGVSNREGKLLILVDLNKLLSEDEWDDMASL; encoded by the coding sequence ATGTCTCAGTATAATCAAGTAGAGATCCGTAAAGATAAAGTAAACGATGAAGTACTACAATGGGTAACTTTTCAATTAGAAGAAGAAACCTATGGTATTAACGTGATGCAAGTTCGTGAAGTATTACGCCATACAGAAATTGCGCCAGTACCAGGTGCACCAGACTACGTTTTAGGTATTATCAACCTTCGTGGTAACGTCGTAACAGTTATTGATACTCGTTCACGTTTTGGTTTAATGCAAGGCGAGATCAGTGATAATACACGCATCATTGTGATTGAATCAGAACATCAAGTTATCGGTATCCTTGTTGATAGCGTGGCAGAAGTTGTATACTTACGTTCATCAGAAATTGATACAACGCCAAGTGTTGGAACGGAAGACAGCTCTAAATTTATTCAGGGTGTTAGTAACCGTGAAGGCAAACTACTTATCTTGGTTGATCTTAATAAACTTTTGTCTGAAGACGAATGGGATGACATGGCAAGCCTATAA
- a CDS encoding chemotaxis protein CheW produces MTSFKPLTSEEALEDYFSALLNEEVIELEDDQDIEIILPEPEPEPEPEPEPEPEPEPEITWTSETVMVEDQVTSHYQPQLAQHIDDDDEYPFELPQLEDVQRLLSQLENSQLEAQVEIDSLITDEFVKQEKEDLAVETTIVSQDVVNDIESEESKEELDLSDWDISDKIVTKKPEEIKEFDSISEEPAIDSEIELETQTGKSPPLSGLDWKNSELDEEFQVLFFEVMGVTFAVPLAQLGGIHQITELNHLIGRPDWYLGLQNNRETTIDALDTAKWVMPQSIKNESYKENYQYLVMLGDSKWGLACNALAGTETLTSDRIRWRETAGKRPWLSGMVKEKMCALIHVEAMITMLNAGLDIKGIE; encoded by the coding sequence ATGACGAGTTTCAAACCATTGACCAGTGAAGAAGCACTCGAAGATTACTTTTCAGCATTATTAAATGAAGAGGTTATTGAGCTTGAAGATGATCAAGATATTGAGATCATTTTGCCAGAGCCAGAGCCAGAGCCAGAGCCAGAGCCAGAGCCAGAGCCAGAGCCAGAGCCAGAAATTACATGGACATCTGAAACGGTAATGGTAGAAGATCAGGTTACTTCTCACTATCAACCACAATTAGCACAACACATTGATGATGACGATGAATACCCATTTGAGCTGCCTCAATTGGAGGATGTTCAACGATTATTAAGTCAATTAGAGAATTCACAACTTGAAGCTCAGGTTGAAATTGATTCATTAATTACTGATGAATTCGTAAAACAAGAAAAAGAAGATCTCGCTGTTGAAACGACAATAGTGTCTCAAGATGTGGTTAATGACATTGAGAGTGAAGAATCGAAAGAAGAACTGGATCTTTCTGATTGGGATATTTCAGATAAAATTGTTACTAAAAAACCAGAAGAAATAAAAGAATTCGATTCGATTTCTGAAGAACCTGCAATTGATTCAGAGATAGAATTAGAGACTCAAACAGGAAAATCACCTCCTTTGAGTGGATTAGATTGGAAGAACTCAGAATTAGATGAAGAGTTCCAAGTCTTATTTTTTGAAGTGATGGGCGTTACTTTTGCTGTGCCATTGGCTCAATTAGGTGGCATACATCAGATCACGGAATTGAATCATTTAATTGGTCGTCCTGATTGGTATCTTGGGTTACAAAATAATCGAGAAACCACCATTGATGCGTTAGATACCGCGAAATGGGTGATGCCACAAAGCATCAAAAATGAGAGCTACAAAGAGAATTACCAATACCTTGTTATGCTTGGTGATAGCAAATGGGGATTAGCGTGTAATGCGTTAGCCGGAACAGAAACATTAACCAGTGATCGAATTCGTTGGCGTGAAACCGCAGGAAAACGTCCGTGGTTGTCTGGAATGGTAAAAGAGAAAATGTGTGCCTTGATTCACGTTGAGGCAATGATTACGATGCTTAATGCCGGTCTCGACATTAAGGGAATAGAGTAA
- a CDS encoding ParA family protein, which yields MIVWSIANQKGGVGKTTTTITLAGLLNERGKRVLMVDTDPHGSLTTYLGYDSDNLPSSLFGLFQLPTINKTTVKPFVLHSKVPGLDIIPAHMSLATLDRVMGNRTGMGLVLKRVLKALEDEYDYVLIDCPPILGVMMINALAASNRVLIPVQTEFLAMKGLERMMKTLAIMQRNKPSLFDVTIIPTMYDKRTNASLQTLMELKHMYTDQVWASAVPIDTKFRDASLKRMPPSFVSPNSRGVFAYKTLLNYLERLV from the coding sequence ATGATTGTCTGGAGCATAGCAAACCAGAAAGGTGGTGTGGGTAAAACAACCACAACAATTACACTGGCTGGTTTATTAAATGAACGTGGTAAACGAGTACTTATGGTGGACACCGATCCACACGGTTCGTTAACTACGTACTTAGGCTATGATTCAGACAATTTACCTTCTAGCTTATTTGGGTTATTTCAACTTCCAACGATAAATAAAACAACCGTGAAACCGTTTGTTTTACACAGCAAGGTACCGGGCTTAGACATTATTCCTGCACATATGTCATTAGCGACACTTGATCGTGTGATGGGGAATCGAACCGGCATGGGATTGGTCCTTAAGCGTGTATTAAAAGCGCTTGAAGATGAATACGATTATGTACTTATTGATTGCCCACCGATCTTAGGTGTCATGATGATTAATGCCTTAGCGGCCAGTAATCGTGTCTTAATTCCAGTTCAAACTGAGTTCTTAGCAATGAAAGGCTTAGAACGTATGATGAAAACATTAGCCATCATGCAAAGAAATAAACCGTCTTTATTTGATGTTACGATCATTCCAACAATGTATGACAAACGAACGAATGCGTCGTTACAAACATTAATGGAACTGAAGCATATGTATACTGATCAAGTGTGGGCTTCAGCCGTTCCTATTGATACAAAATTTAGAGATGCAAGTCTAAAAAGAATGCCACCGTCTTTTGTTTCTCCAAACAGCCGTGGTGTTTTTGCCTATAAAACGTTGTTGAACTACTTGGAGCGATTAGTTTAA
- a CDS encoding protein-glutamate methylesterase/protein-glutamine glutaminase, protein MAIKVLVVDDSSFFRRRVSEIINSDPRLEVIDVATNGKEAVEKAQSLKPDVITMDIEMPVMDGISAVREIMKVCPTPTLMFSSLTHDGAKATLDALDAGALDFLPKKFEDIARNRDEAVSLLQQRIVEIARKKLFMRRPALATQVTKTEPRAAATTRVTASRITSPMSAEPVKAVPSAPIGQRFKATGKKYQLTAIGTSTGGPVALQKILTALPANYPHPIILVQHMPATFTAAFAARLNNLCKIQVKEAQDGDILKPGCAYLAPGGLQMMIDGRPGSSRLKILDGGERMNYKPCVDVTFGSAAKVYGDKVLSMILTGMGADGREGCRMLKAAGATIWSQDEQSCVVYGMPQAVDKAGLSSESLPIERVAERMLVEVGLK, encoded by the coding sequence ATGGCAATAAAAGTATTAGTTGTTGATGATTCAAGCTTTTTTCGACGTCGAGTGAGTGAAATTATCAACTCAGATCCACGCCTTGAAGTCATCGATGTAGCAACAAACGGCAAAGAAGCCGTTGAAAAAGCACAATCTTTAAAGCCAGATGTTATCACCATGGATATAGAGATGCCTGTTATGGACGGTATCTCAGCAGTTCGAGAAATCATGAAAGTGTGCCCAACACCAACTTTGATGTTTTCTTCGTTAACTCATGATGGTGCAAAAGCGACATTAGATGCGTTAGATGCGGGTGCATTGGATTTCTTACCAAAGAAATTTGAAGATATCGCCCGTAATCGTGATGAGGCGGTTTCATTGCTTCAACAGCGCATTGTTGAGATTGCACGTAAGAAATTGTTTATGCGTCGACCTGCTTTAGCTACTCAAGTGACTAAAACTGAGCCTAGAGCAGCGGCAACAACAAGAGTAACTGCGTCACGAATTACATCGCCAATGAGCGCTGAACCAGTAAAAGCAGTGCCAAGTGCACCTATTGGTCAACGCTTTAAAGCAACGGGTAAAAAATATCAGCTAACCGCAATAGGGACTTCAACCGGAGGCCCTGTGGCATTACAAAAGATATTAACGGCACTTCCTGCTAATTACCCACATCCGATTATTTTAGTTCAGCATATGCCAGCAACGTTTACTGCTGCGTTTGCCGCTCGATTAAATAACTTATGTAAGATCCAAGTGAAAGAAGCGCAAGATGGCGATATTTTAAAGCCGGGTTGTGCGTATTTGGCTCCAGGTGGCTTACAAATGATGATTGATGGTCGTCCTGGTTCTTCTCGTTTGAAGATCCTTGATGGTGGTGAACGCATGAATTACAAACCATGTGTTGATGTGACTTTTGGCTCCGCCGCGAAAGTGTATGGCGATAAAGTATTGTCTATGATCTTAACGGGTATGGGAGCGGATGGTCGTGAAGGCTGTCGTATGCTTAAAGCTGCTGGCGCAACCATTTGGTCTCAAGATGAGCAAAGTTGTGTTGTCTATGGCATGCCACAAGCCGTCGATAAAGCCGGTTTGTCTTCAGAAAGTTTGCCGATAGAACGTGTCGCTGAACGAATGCTTGTTGAAGTTGGATTAAAGTAG
- a CDS encoding chemotaxis protein CheA has protein sequence MSFEMDEDILQDFLIEAGEILELLSEQLVELEQRPDDSDLLNAIFRGFHTVKGGAGFLSLTELVDACHGAENVFDILRTGKRKVTSELMDTILETLDTVNVMFGSVQNGEPLAPASQQVLDELHRLSKPTSEDEVSVAAPAPAVVAPVITATSAIHDSVDDITEDEFEKLLDELHGKGTAPSAVTSAPVASTPVSSNTVSSMPEGDITDDEFERLLDELHGSGNSPTNSSVAAVSAPVVDTKSADIAMSGDSDVMSDDEFEKLLDQLHGSGKGPTDEELEQAVKPASSMVETPVVEKAPVVEAPLAPTRTQAPKPVEAPKPVQKAPTKQQKSQAESTVRVDTSTLDNIMNMVGELVLVRNRLVSLGLNSNDEEMSKAVSNLDVVTADIQGAVMKTRMQPIKKVFGRFPRVVRDLARTLKKDIVLEMRGEETDLDKNLVEALADPLIHLVRNSVDHGIEMPDVREKTGKDRTGKVILSASQEGDHILLSIIDDGGGMDADKLRGIAVNRGLMDTDAASRLTNKECYNLIFAPGFSTKTEISDISGRGVGMDVVKTAINQLNGSIDIDSSMGEGTKIVIKVPLTLAILPTLMVGVANQPFALPLASVNEIFHLDLSKTNIVDGQLTTIVREKSIPLFYLQDWLVSGARKTERTGLGHVVIIQLGAQRVGFVVDTLIGQEEVVIKPLDELLQGTPGMAGATITSDGHIALILDVPNLLKRYAVRMH, from the coding sequence ATGAGCTTTGAAATGGATGAAGACATTCTGCAAGATTTCTTAATTGAAGCAGGAGAAATTCTTGAGCTACTTTCTGAACAATTAGTTGAATTAGAGCAACGCCCTGATGATTCTGATTTATTAAATGCAATTTTCCGTGGTTTCCATACAGTAAAAGGGGGCGCAGGCTTCCTTTCATTAACTGAATTGGTTGATGCATGTCATGGTGCGGAGAATGTGTTTGATATCCTTCGTACTGGTAAACGCAAAGTTACCTCTGAGCTGATGGATACGATTCTAGAAACGCTAGATACCGTGAACGTTATGTTTGGTTCAGTGCAAAATGGTGAGCCTTTAGCGCCAGCATCGCAACAGGTTTTAGATGAGTTACATCGTCTAAGCAAGCCGACAAGCGAAGATGAAGTTTCCGTAGCTGCACCTGCACCAGCCGTTGTCGCTCCTGTGATCACTGCGACTTCAGCTATCCATGATTCTGTGGATGACATTACAGAAGATGAATTTGAGAAACTGTTAGATGAATTGCACGGTAAAGGAACGGCACCTTCAGCGGTGACTTCTGCGCCAGTTGCGTCAACTCCTGTTTCTTCAAATACCGTGAGCTCTATGCCTGAAGGCGATATTACTGATGATGAATTTGAGCGTTTACTTGATGAGCTACATGGTTCAGGTAATAGCCCGACAAATTCATCGGTAGCGGCCGTGTCTGCTCCGGTTGTTGACACAAAATCAGCCGATATTGCGATGTCTGGTGATTCAGATGTAATGTCTGATGATGAGTTTGAAAAGTTATTAGATCAGCTGCACGGTTCTGGTAAAGGCCCAACAGATGAAGAGTTAGAACAAGCGGTTAAGCCTGCTTCTTCAATGGTAGAAACGCCAGTGGTAGAAAAAGCACCGGTAGTTGAAGCTCCGCTTGCGCCAACAAGAACACAAGCCCCAAAACCGGTTGAAGCACCTAAGCCAGTTCAAAAAGCGCCAACTAAACAACAGAAATCACAAGCAGAAAGCACGGTACGTGTTGATACATCAACGCTAGACAACATCATGAACATGGTGGGTGAATTAGTATTGGTTCGTAACCGCTTAGTGAGTCTTGGTTTGAACAGCAATGACGAAGAAATGTCTAAAGCAGTTTCAAACCTTGATGTCGTTACTGCTGATATCCAAGGCGCAGTAATGAAAACACGTATGCAGCCAATCAAGAAAGTATTTGGCCGCTTCCCACGTGTTGTTCGTGATTTAGCTCGTACTCTGAAAAAAGACATTGTGCTTGAAATGCGCGGTGAAGAAACGGATCTAGATAAAAACTTAGTGGAAGCACTTGCTGATCCATTGATTCACTTGGTTCGTAACTCTGTCGATCATGGTATTGAAATGCCAGATGTTCGTGAAAAAACGGGCAAAGATCGTACCGGTAAAGTGATTCTGTCTGCTTCACAAGAAGGCGATCATATCTTACTAAGCATCATCGATGATGGTGGTGGTATGGACGCTGATAAGCTTCGTGGAATCGCGGTTAATCGTGGTTTGATGGATACTGATGCAGCCTCTCGCCTTACGAACAAAGAATGTTATAACCTTATTTTTGCACCTGGTTTTTCAACGAAAACTGAAATCTCAGACATTTCAGGCCGTGGTGTAGGTATGGATGTTGTGAAGACAGCCATCAACCAATTAAATGGGTCTATCGATATTGATTCAAGCATGGGCGAAGGGACTAAGATTGTAATCAAAGTACCATTAACACTCGCTATTCTTCCTACATTAATGGTAGGGGTTGCAAACCAGCCGTTTGCATTGCCACTAGCAAGTGTGAATGAGATTTTCCATCTTGATCTTTCTAAAACAAATATTGTTGATGGGCAGCTAACGACCATCGTTCGTGAAAAATCGATACCATTATTTTATTTACAAGATTGGCTTGTTTCTGGTGCTCGTAAAACAGAGCGCACGGGATTAGGTCATGTAGTCATTATTCAATTAGGTGCTCAACGCGTCGGTTTCGTGGTTGATACATTGATTGGACAAGAAGAGGTGGTAATTAAACCTCTTGATGAATTACTGCAAGGCACTCCAGGAATGGCAGGTGCAACCATCACTTCAGATGGTCACATCGCACTTATTCTTGATGTTCCAAACTTGCTTAAGCGTTATGCAGTACGTATGCATTAA
- a CDS encoding protein phosphatase CheZ, with translation MISLTDAKELVALLEDGKQEEANQLVAALAVPQEQPMLQEIGSLTRDLHESLKNFKLDHRVVAIANDEIPDARDRLQYVIDKTEIAGNKTMDAVDRSLPIADELHEGLLQVRPQWNSLMKGRIELAQFKSLCHNIDGLLTQVEGNSSELRNELTNILMAQDFQDLSGQIIKRVITLVQEVEDRLVDILTLFKVEERLGAAEDESKKPSKAEGPILNPHEREDAVASQDDVDDLLASLGF, from the coding sequence ATGATTTCATTAACAGATGCCAAGGAACTTGTCGCTTTATTAGAAGACGGCAAGCAAGAAGAAGCCAATCAATTGGTTGCCGCACTCGCCGTTCCTCAAGAGCAGCCAATGCTTCAAGAAATAGGATCTTTAACTCGTGATCTTCACGAATCATTAAAGAACTTTAAACTTGATCACCGCGTTGTTGCTATTGCTAATGATGAGATCCCTGATGCACGTGATCGTTTGCAATATGTGATTGATAAAACGGAAATAGCCGGCAATAAAACCATGGATGCTGTTGATCGTTCATTACCTATTGCTGACGAGTTGCATGAAGGACTTCTTCAGGTTCGTCCTCAATGGAATAGCCTAATGAAAGGTCGAATTGAGTTAGCTCAATTTAAATCTTTATGTCACAACATTGATGGACTTCTTACTCAAGTTGAAGGTAATAGCTCGGAACTTCGTAACGAGTTAACCAACATTTTAATGGCGCAAGACTTTCAAGACCTTTCCGGTCAGATAATTAAACGTGTAATAACATTAGTTCAGGAAGTCGAAGACCGACTGGTTGATATATTGACGTTGTTTAAAGTTGAAGAACGCCTAGGTGCTGCAGAAGACGAATCTAAAAAACCGTCTAAAGCTGAGGGTCCTATTTTGAACCCGCATGAACGTGAAGACGCTGTGGCATCGCAAGATGATGTCGATGATTTATTAGCCAGTCTTGGATTTTAG
- the cheY gene encoding chemotaxis response regulator CheY, protein MKILIVDDFSTMRRIVKNLLRDLGFNNTQEADDGLTALPLLKKGGFDFVVTDWNMPGMQGIDLLKTIRADGELKHLPVLMITAEAKREQIIEAAQAGVNGYIVKPFTAATLKEKLDKIFERL, encoded by the coding sequence ATGAAGATCCTTATTGTTGATGACTTCTCAACAATGCGCCGTATTGTAAAAAACTTATTACGTGACTTAGGTTTTAATAACACCCAAGAAGCGGATGATGGTTTAACAGCATTACCATTGCTTAAAAAGGGCGGTTTCGATTTTGTAGTAACAGATTGGAACATGCCAGGCATGCAAGGGATCGACTTGCTAAAAACAATTCGTGCCGATGGCGAATTAAAACATTTACCTGTATTAATGATCACCGCTGAAGCAAAACGCGAGCAGATCATTGAAGCCGCTCAAGCGGGTGTTAATGGTTATATTGTTAAGCCATTTACTGCTGCAACATTGAAAGAAAAATTAGACAAGATTTTTGAACGTTTATAA
- a CDS encoding RNA polymerase sigma factor FliA, giving the protein MSNTLTYDHKGNVNSQKAFLERYSELVKRIAHHLMARLPASVLVDDLIQSGMIGLLEAQQNYDGSKGASFETYAGIRIRGSMLDEIRRGDWVPRSVHKNSRMVNAAIKALEAKLSREPTDKEIAEHLELPLDQYYQILNDVNCGKLVGMEDLGVSEDVITTEEHADDNIPFQGVVDEHFRVALVEAIKTLPEREALVLSLYYDEELNLKEIGAVIGVSESRVSQIHSQSMQRLRAKLSTWTVE; this is encoded by the coding sequence ATGTCTAATACCTTAACTTACGATCATAAAGGCAATGTGAACAGTCAGAAAGCATTTTTAGAGCGCTATTCTGAACTGGTAAAACGCATTGCCCATCACTTAATGGCAAGATTACCAGCAAGTGTATTAGTTGATGATTTAATACAGTCTGGAATGATCGGCCTGTTAGAAGCACAACAAAATTATGACGGCAGTAAAGGCGCAAGTTTTGAAACATACGCTGGAATAAGAATCAGAGGTTCGATGCTGGATGAAATTCGACGCGGGGACTGGGTTCCTCGCTCTGTTCATAAGAATAGTCGAATGGTTAATGCAGCAATTAAAGCACTTGAAGCTAAACTTTCTCGCGAACCGACCGATAAAGAGATAGCAGAACATTTAGAATTACCGTTAGATCAGTATTATCAGATACTTAATGATGTAAATTGCGGTAAACTTGTAGGTATGGAAGATTTAGGCGTTTCCGAAGATGTAATAACAACGGAAGAACACGCTGATGATAATATTCCATTTCAAGGTGTTGTAGATGAACATTTTCGAGTTGCTCTTGTGGAGGCGATTAAAACCCTTCCAGAAAGAGAAGCTTTAGTTTTATCTCTTTATTATGATGAAGAGTTAAATTTGAAAGAAATTGGTGCAGTTATTGGTGTCAGCGAGTCTCGTGTCAGCCAAATACACAGTCAATCAATGCAACGACTACGGGCCAAGTTATCAACTTGGACAGTAGAATAA
- a CDS encoding MinD/ParA family protein gives MIDNNIYDQASGLRRLTKPTLTKVVAVTGGKGGVGKTNVTLNLALSLAQQGKKVMVLDGDLGLANIDIMLGVRAHKNLGHVLEGECDLADIIVEGPYGVKIIPATSGTKSMAELSPVQHAGLIRAFSSLEDDIDILLIDTAAGISDMVTSFARAAQDVLVVVCDEPTSITDAYALIKLLSREHNVQRFKIVANMVRSYREGRELFAKLTLVTDRFLSANMELVACIPLDEKVRLAVRKQKVVVDAYPRSPAALAMKSLANKIVTWPVPKAPSGHLEFFVEKLLRNEKTSEVEDDYV, from the coding sequence ATGATTGATAATAATATATACGATCAGGCTAGTGGATTACGACGACTGACCAAACCTACGTTGACCAAAGTGGTTGCCGTAACGGGTGGTAAAGGCGGCGTAGGCAAAACAAACGTAACATTAAATTTAGCATTATCACTTGCTCAGCAAGGAAAGAAAGTGATGGTGTTGGATGGCGATCTTGGCTTAGCAAACATTGATATCATGCTTGGTGTCCGTGCGCATAAAAACCTAGGTCACGTACTTGAAGGCGAATGTGATTTAGCGGACATCATTGTAGAAGGCCCGTACGGAGTGAAAATTATTCCCGCGACGTCTGGTACAAAATCGATGGCTGAACTTTCGCCTGTGCAACATGCAGGGTTAATCCGAGCTTTTAGTAGCTTAGAAGATGATATTGACATATTACTGATCGATACCGCGGCTGGCATATCTGACATGGTGACGAGTTTTGCTCGTGCTGCACAAGATGTATTAGTGGTGGTATGTGATGAACCAACGTCAATTACGGATGCATACGCACTGATTAAATTACTGAGTCGTGAACATAATGTTCAACGATTCAAAATTGTCGCTAACATGGTGAGAAGTTACCGTGAAGGCCGCGAGCTATTTGCAAAACTAACGTTAGTAACGGATCGTTTTTTATCTGCAAACATGGAATTAGTGGCTTGTATTCCATTAGATGAAAAAGTGCGTTTAGCGGTAAGAAAGCAAAAAGTAGTTGTAGACGCTTACCCTCGTTCACCTGCGGCATTAGCGATGAAGTCATTAGCGAATAAAATCGTGACATGGCCTGTGCCTAAAGCACCAAGTGGACATTTAGAATTTTTTGTAGAGAAACTGCTACGAAATGAAAAAACCAGCGAAGTAGAGGACGACTATGTCTAA